The genomic stretch GGCGCTGTTGGGGTGCAGGTGGTCGCCGATGTCGAGGATGGGCCGGAACCGGCGCTGGTCGGCCGGGTCCTCGGTGGCGGTGGCGAAGTCGGCCACGGCGTCGCAGCCGCTGCCGGAGCCGCGGACGTACGCGTTGTACTCGGCCCGGGCGCTTTCGGCGGTCTCGGTCCACCGCTCGTGGCCGAAGAACGGCGTCAGGGTCGCGCACATGACTTTCACGCCCCGGGCGTGCGCGGCGCCGATCTGGCCGGCGAGGGCGTCGATCAGCCGGTCCACCGGCGGGCGGTCGCCGAGCAAGTCGTTGATCGGGGTGTCGGCGATGACGACCCAGGCCACCCCCGGCTGATCGAGCACGTCGCGCTCGAACCGGCGCACAGCGCTCTGACCACCGCCGTCGTTCAGGCTGGCATTGCCGCTGACACCCTGGTTGAGGACACCGACGACCCGGCCGGTGCCGGCCAGCCGCACCGCGAGGTCGTTGGGCCAGCGCCGGTTGGCGTCGAGCGGCGAGACAAACCCGTCGGTGATCGACGCGCCGAGGGCCACCACAGCCCCGGCCGACGCGTCGTTCGTGACGTCCAAGTTGGCCAGCAGGGTGTAGCTGGTGTTCGTCGTGAAATCGGTCAGCGTGGCGTCGCCGGCGACGTTGCCGTCGGCGACGTAGTTCGTCTGGAACGAGTCCAGGTGCTGGGTCGGGTCGGTGATCCGGCCCGGGATGTGGAAGCTGACCGCGACGTCGGCCAGCGGCTCGACCGCGAAGGTGGCCTCGTCGCTGACGACCTTGCCACCGGCCGGGATCGTGACCGTGCGCTGCCCCCCGAAGGTGATGCTCCGGTCGGAGGCCGGGTCGACCTGCGGCCCGGCGACCCGGTCCGCGAGGTGGACGTCAGCGATCGTCACCGCGGTGTCGCCGAAAGCGTTGGAGAGCTGGATCCGCGCCGCCGACCCGCCGATACTGGTCCGCACGATCTGGCGCAGGGTCTGGTCCTCGAACGACTTACCCTGGCCCTTGGTGTTCCACGGCGAGGCTGCCCATGTACCCGTCCACGGTTCCTCGGCTGCTCCCGCGGGCGTAGCTGACGGAACCATACCGATTGCGGCCAGCGTGACGATCACCGCGGCCGACCAGAGTCCTCTTCGCACTCCCGTGCCTCTCCCTCACATGACCTGCATTCGTTCAGCAGACGTGGAAACGGCGGAAAAGGTCATCAGCGTTGAACGATCCGAGTGGCTCTGCGTCGGCATGTTTGTCGTACGAACGATCAGGGGAGACAAACGATGGCGACCGTACCCGCCGCCGAAGTTCCGGCCCGGACCCTTCGGCTGTCACAGGACGGTCCGGTGCTGACCGTTCTGGTCGATGCACCGCCGCACCACTACATGACGGCGGCGATGCAGCTGGACCTGCTGAATGTGGTGCGCGCGGTAGAGACCGACGACACCGTGCGGTCGGTCGTGGTGACCGGTGCCACCGCGGGCCGCTACATCACCCATTACGACATCGGCGACCTGCACGCCGCTGCGGAGGCCGCGCCCCTGCTGCCGGCCCCGGTCGCCCGCTTGCTGGTGCGCGGCGCCCGGGCGCTGACATCGATCGGCGGCGACCGGATGCTGAGCCGGTCCAGGCTCGCCGGTGTGCTGGCCATCACTCGGTTCCACGAGCTGGTGACCCGGCTGCTTCGCTCGCGGGCTGTGTGGATCGCGGCGATCGACGGGCCCTGCGGGGGCGGCGGCCTCGAACTGTCTGTTTTCTTCGACGTCCGCCTGGCTTCGGAGTCTGCGACCTTCATCCTCCCCGAGCTGTCCATCGGGCTGACCACCACCGTCGGCGCGCAACGGCTGGCCCACCTGATGGGCCCGGCCCGGGCCCTGGAGATGATGCTGGAGGCGCGTCAGTACTCCGCGCCCGAGGCCCGGGGACGCGGACTCATCAGTGATGTCGTCCCGGCCGACCGGCTGCCGGCGGAGGCTCACGCGAGGGCCGCCCGGTACGCCCGCCGGTCCGGCCGCGCCCTGGCTGCCCAGAAACGCATCATCAACAACGCGTACGACGTCGGGCTGCGCCAGGGCCTGACGGCTGAGGGGGTGGCCCAGATGACCGGCGTGCCGACGCCGGGCACCCGGGCTCTGCTGACCAGGTGGCTGGAGATGCAGGCGCCCGACGGCGAATCGGTGTTCCTGACGCACCCCGAGCCGTGGGCCGACGGCACCGCGCTCGAACCGCACGTCACCGGACCGGGCCGGTGACAGTCAGCGTCCTCCGCCGACCGGCGCCGAGGCGAGATCGAGCCGGCCGAGACGCTCCTTCAACTCGGTCACCTCGGGTAGGCGCAGGTGAGCCGTCAGATCGAGAGCCTCCTGCCACGCCTGCCGTGCCCCGGCCGCATCCCCCATGGCCAGAGCGGTATCACCCAGATGGAGCAGACAGGAGACGGTGTTCATCCGCCATTCGGAGCGGCGGAAGATATCGGCGGCCTCGTCCCAGGTTCGGCGGGCGGCGGGAAGGTCACCTTTGGCCTGCAGGCACTTCGCCAGTATCTCGCGACAGAAACCCTGGCCGTGGATGCTGTCCAGGGCGTCGGCGATCGGCAACGCGTTGTTGATCAGATCCATGCTGACGTCGTAGTGGCCAAGGGACGTGTGCGCGTCGGCCAGGCATCCCAGGGCGAGGACCTGGCCCAGCAGTTCACCCTGGGCCTCCATCAGCTGCACCGCCCGCTCGAAGTGGCCGATCGCCTCCTGGTGCTTGCCCTGCAGGTCGGTCACCTGTCCAAGGTTACGGTAGACCAGCGCCTGGCCCTCACAATGTCCGATCGCGGTGAACAGCTGCAAAGAACGATCGAGCAGCTCAAGGGCGGATTCGTGGTTGCCGA from Paractinoplanes brasiliensis encodes the following:
- a CDS encoding GDSL-type esterase/lipase family protein, translating into MRRGLWSAAVIVTLAAIGMVPSATPAGAAEEPWTGTWAASPWNTKGQGKSFEDQTLRQIVRTSIGGSAARIQLSNAFGDTAVTIADVHLADRVAGPQVDPASDRSITFGGQRTVTIPAGGKVVSDEATFAVEPLADVAVSFHIPGRITDPTQHLDSFQTNYVADGNVAGDATLTDFTTNTSYTLLANLDVTNDASAGAVVALGASITDGFVSPLDANRRWPNDLAVRLAGTGRVVGVLNQGVSGNASLNDGGGQSAVRRFERDVLDQPGVAWVVIADTPINDLLGDRPPVDRLIDALAGQIGAAHARGVKVMCATLTPFFGHERWTETAESARAEYNAYVRGSGSGCDAVADFATATEDPADQRRFRPILDIGDHLHPNSAGLQAMADVIDLTVFGPPTGPVVEPTLVVGLKSRHNQRYVSAEAGGDQPLIANREAIGLWETFDRIPQTDGTYALRAHANDKYVTATATQPLIASATTVGSEQRFRIQTHGDGSVTLQSVATGRFVSAEDGGARPLIADRESVGPWEFFDLPVL
- a CDS encoding enoyl-CoA hydratase/isomerase family protein gives rise to the protein MATVPAAEVPARTLRLSQDGPVLTVLVDAPPHHYMTAAMQLDLLNVVRAVETDDTVRSVVVTGATAGRYITHYDIGDLHAAAEAAPLLPAPVARLLVRGARALTSIGGDRMLSRSRLAGVLAITRFHELVTRLLRSRAVWIAAIDGPCGGGGLELSVFFDVRLASESATFILPELSIGLTTTVGAQRLAHLMGPARALEMMLEARQYSAPEARGRGLISDVVPADRLPAEAHARAARYARRSGRALAAQKRIINNAYDVGLRQGLTAEGVAQMTGVPTPGTRALLTRWLEMQAPDGESVFLTHPEPWADGTALEPHVTGPGR